The following nucleotide sequence is from Kiritimatiellia bacterium.
ACGACGTCGAGGATCGGCCGGTCGCCGATGTAGAGGTCCTCGATGGCCGCTCGCCCGCGCCAGACGCGGACTTGCAGCCAGGCGTCCTGCGCGCCCTGCCGGCTGTGCTCGCCATAGGCGCGCTCGGCCTCCGGGGCGAGGCGCTCGCTCATGTAAAACCGGTCCAGCGGAAGCTTGAGCCAGGCTTTCTTTTCCGGGTCGTTGAACGAAGCGAGGCGGGTCCGGATGCTCGGCTTCCCGGGCGGGCACCGGTCATGAAGCCCGACGAAGCGCGCGAACCCGTCTTCGCCCACGGCCAGCTCGGCGAAGTACCATCCGCCCTGCTCGCGCGTCCATGGCCCGTCGAAGGGAACCGTGTCCGGCTCCACGCGGACGGCCACGTAGCGGCCGCGGAAGGCGTCCACCGGGTCCACCGGGGCGGTCTTGAATTTATAGACGTCGCCATACCGCAGGGTCAGTTCGCGCTCGACGATCTTCCACGTCGCGGCGACCCACTGCGCGGCGCAGGCGGCCAGGAAGAGGATGAGCAGGACGCGGCGGTTCATGGCGCGCCTCCCTTCCGCCGCAGCATGATCCAGTTGGCGCCGAGGAACCCGAGCCCCAGGAGGATGAACACGATGCCCTTGGCCACGAAGGAAAGATCGCTGTCAAAGAACCGCACGATAATCAGCGTGCCGAGGATCAGCATGCCGCCGTTGACCTTACCGAGCTGCCGCTGGCGGGCGCCGGAAACCAGGATGACCAGGCCCAGCGCGAACAAATACCCGTTCGCGACCAGCCACATCAGCCCGTCGTCCAGCAGGGGACCGAGCCAGACCAGCAACGGGAAAACCCCGAAGGCCATGAGGCCCCACCGCCCCCGCCGAACGGTCCAGCCGACCAGCGCCCCGTAAGCCAGCGGGAGCGCGGCGCCCAGTACGACGCCGGCCACACCGCTGCCGAGCAGCCCGACGAATTCCCGGGCGGAAAGCAGGCCGGCGTCCCATTCGAAGCTCATGATAAAAGCCATGAGCACGATGCCGCCGGCCCCCAGCATTTTCATGGGGCGCTGCCAGGCCGTCGGGGCCTCCTCCAGCCACAAGGAATCCGCCAGATAGAAGGCGCCCAGCAGCAGGGCATACAGCAGAAGCAGGTATTCCTCGACCTGCTCGCCCACCATGGCGCCGGACACGGCCAGCAGGCTAATGGCCATACCCCACAGCAACAGAGCCGCGCGGGCCTGGTACCGGTTCTCGCGGACACGGGCCGCAAGGTACGGCATCAACAAGACCAGCCACAGCCAGTACCAGGACGGGCCGCAGGTTTCGATGGTCATGAGGGTCCAGCATGAGGTGCCGGCCAGATAGAAAAGGACCGGCAGGACCGCGCGATGCGTGTAGACCAGCGGCAGGCCCAGCAGCATCCAGGTCAGGACAAAGGACTCCGTGTCGGCGGCGACGTGATAGGTCTGCGCGATCAGGGCCATCGACGCGCCAACGACCAGCATGAGAAAGATCGAGGACGCCTCCCGCAGGCCGGCGGACGGGTTCTGGCGAACGACCGCGCGGCCCGCCATGATTTGGCCGACCAGCAGCAGGACCAGGGAAATCCCCGCGCGCACGGGTCGCGATATCTGCTCCCAGTTGTGCGCCAGCAACAGGATAATGCCGAATCCAATCAGCACGGCGCCGAGGATCGCGAAGAGCGTCAACAGCCACCCGCGGCCGGCCGCCGGCTGCGCGGAGCGATAGTGGCGCCGCAGCGATTCCGCCTGTTCCGGCGTCAACACGCCCTGCCCCACCAGCCCGGGCAGTTCGTTCAGCAGCCACTGGATAGTGCCTTTGCGAGTCATGGGAGGGTTCAGGGTTCAG
It contains:
- a CDS encoding GDYXXLXY domain-containing protein, translated to MNRRVLLILFLAACAAQWVAATWKIVERELTLRYGDVYKFKTAPVDPVDAFRGRYVAVRVEPDTVPFDGPWTREQGGWYFAELAVGEDGFARFVGLHDRCPPGKPSIRTRLASFNDPEKKAWLKLPLDRFYMSERLAPEAERAYGEHSRQGAQDAWLQVRVWRGRAAIEDLYIGDRPILDVVR
- a CDS encoding DUF2157 domain-containing protein codes for the protein MTRKGTIQWLLNELPGLVGQGVLTPEQAESLRRHYRSAQPAAGRGWLLTLFAILGAVLIGFGIILLLAHNWEQISRPVRAGISLVLLLVGQIMAGRAVVRQNPSAGLREASSIFLMLVVGASMALIAQTYHVAADTESFVLTWMLLGLPLVYTHRAVLPVLFYLAGTSCWTLMTIETCGPSWYWLWLVLLMPYLAARVRENRYQARAALLLWGMAISLLAVSGAMVGEQVEEYLLLLYALLLGAFYLADSLWLEEAPTAWQRPMKMLGAGGIVLMAFIMSFEWDAGLLSAREFVGLLGSGVAGVVLGAALPLAYGALVGWTVRRGRWGLMAFGVFPLLVWLGPLLDDGLMWLVANGYLFALGLVILVSGARQRQLGKVNGGMLILGTLIIVRFFDSDLSFVAKGIVFILLGLGFLGANWIMLRRKGGAP